The segment TGTTGTCATTCTTATTGATCTAACCTAcataaaatgtatgtatatatgcatcaaTCTTCATCATCTGGTGGAATGCCAAGCTCTTGATCAGTCCACTTAGAGGGGTCAGGATAGGGGAATTCACCCTGCAGATAATAAAAAAGCAAGAACATGTTATTGCTCATGCACTTGacataaaaatattaaaaaattctCTGTAGGGCCATCAGGATACAATTACATTCCATTTTCTAccattttaaagtatcttctcaTCTAAGTCTGATCATTCTTCGTACAAAAACAGATGTCCATGGTTATATAAAAAGATTACGTAAAGAAAAATCAATGTGCTTGTCTAAAGACTGGAAGCTAGATGCACTGTTCTTCTCAGTGCTGTCACACCACAGAGTGGCAAATAAtgcaagagaaaaaataaaacatactTGAGCTCAGGTACGTATGAGAACTTTCATCATTAAAGTTACTCTAACAACGGTTCCCCAGAATGCCATGCTGTGACTGGGTAAAATGATCTTAAGTCATTGAAAACATTATACTGTACCAATAATTTGAGTGAAAGTGTGATTATCCAAACATGGTGTGAATAACTTAACCTCAAATTCACTTAATATGAACCTGTTTAGAGTGAGGATGTTCTGTACATTCCACAGGTGTAAAACTAGACCTATTACGCTAAATACATTAATCATGAAAGAAATTAGGCTAAAGGATAATGTTGATTGGTATTCACTATCTGGTATTAACTGGTCACATAGGAGTGACTGCAGCAATAGCTTGGTTCTAGATTCCTGACATATTTATACTTAAAGAAGCATTATGATAAAATCAACCCATAAACTGTTCTCAAAAATCTGACAAAAGTTCCACATAACAGCTGACACACAGCCAATCTCAAAGCACTGTAATGATTCAGTGTCTTTCAACACAGTACCTTATTTCGACTTTGCTTTGGGGTTCCAAAGCAAACAGTCAATAATCATGTCTCATAACATACCCTGTTAAATAATGCATTATCTAATTGCACATTTATGATAtcatataaaaataaatacataaagacAGAAAATAAGACAATGAGCTTACAGTTATGTGTTCTGGCTCAGTTATAAGGTGATAAAGAATCCACCACCACATGAATGCCCCTAAGACTTCAGCCTGGAACAAAGTTAGTTTGCTCGGTGTTTCAGGAGCTGTTCGATAAGTCCACCTGTAAGAAAAGTCGCTTTGTAATGTTTTACCGCTTGGAAAACTAAACTAACACTATATGATGCTGTTACATGATACAATACTGTAAATAAGAATGTCCTAGGTATCACCACGTATTTTATGATTCAGTAATGGTTTACTGTACTTTCCTTGCACCAACTTAATATGGCAGTGAACTTACTGTACATATCAACTTTTCACACATATAAGTTGATTAAATCACTAATAAAGATATATTCATttgggggagaaagaaaagacaatgaaTTTTCAAAGGAATATGAAACCACATCAGTGAAAGTGTGAAAATAACACCTTGTTCTGATATGTTTGGTTCCAAAGGTATTCCTTCTCAATATATCAAAGTGCAACATGGGGAATTCTCTTATGGCTTCTTACGGTTTTCTTCATACCACTGAGGTTAATCTGTTAAAACATGACATTCTAATTATACCTTCCATCTTAGGTTTTGttaactttttaatttttttaatgaaaactttGGCAAAAGCTACATTTCTGGATACTCAGCATATTTGCTCTTCACCTCTGGTTTGTTTCTGCCTTCATTTCTGGTGCAAAAACTGAGTTTTGCATTTCCAGGTGGTGTGATCCACGTACTACCAGTAACATGAGTTACTGCCCATTAATGTTTCAGATTATTGGTATTGGGAGTTCTCAACATGACAAACTTATGGATTTTTCAAGTCATACATGTGAAAGTCTTTTACAAAATCAGTATCATTCTCCCCTCAAAATCATTTCTAGCCCCACATATATTGACAGCAGAAGCTATTTGAATTTAAAGGAGATTAATACAGTGGCACAAGGAAAGTAAATAATTTCTCAAACTGCTTATAGGGGAATACGTAATCTTGAACCAAGATGACCTATCTTGAAAATTTCAAAATGAATGGATTCTACACTTGCAACCACTGGTCCAAAAAAGACATCATAATCGAAGGCAGAAGACTTACGCTCCACCTCCATGTCTTGGAACTGAGGTTTTAAAGCCTCTCGTTAATGCTGGGACAGTCCTAATTAGCTGCCTGACAGCGAACATCATTACAGTGGGTTTGTTTTCCTCAGCCGATCAGCTGGTGATGCTCACGGTGGCCTACAGAGGGTGCTGTCTCCCACGGCAAGTCACCCTGCAAAATATTCCATCCTTGGAAAATATTGACAAGACCAGAATGGACCACTGTCgttaaaaagaaaatttctttacTATTTGTTAACACTGtctgttaacttttttttttttgaatgagcATTTCAATCTACACTAAATACTTCTGTACAGCGGAGGCGAGGAGACCAGTCTCGTACAACCTTTCACTCAAAACAATGGTACAGGCAAAATTACCTGCAATCTTCATCCTTAACATCGTGTTAAGTTAGGTAGAGTTATAAATGATCAACATTACCAGAAATTATTATCTGATTAGATTTAGATACTATAGATACCCAGAGATAACACTGGATCATTGATCTTAAACATCACCTTACTTTATCTCCTTTTCAGGCTTTACACACACGTATTATCTATTTACCTATATCAGGTaggtatatagataaatagatgaaaaaatatatctctaCAATTGCTTCAGAACCAATTCCTACGAATGATTTCTTGGTATTAAAAGGACCTTTCTACAGGTACATACATGAAGCCCAATGCTATGTTACTTCTAGTAGTAGGGAAACGTAGACTCATTTGCTTTCTATTGAGATAAAACCTCGCCTAAGAATCCTTTTTCACTTCccgtgtaaccacatgcaggcagagtccggtaacacacacacacacacacacacacacacacacacatatatatatatatatatatatatatatatatatatatatatatatatatatatatatatatatatatatatacttgctgccctcatccattccatcgccaccccgccaaacatgaaatagcattccccctccagcgaggtagcgctaggaaaagacaaaaaatgccacattcgtttacactcagtctctagctgtcatgtgtaatgcaccgaaaccacagctccctttccacatccaggccccacagacctttccatggtctaccccagacgcttcacatgccctggttcaatccatatatatatatatatatatatatatatatatatatatatatatatatatatatatatatatatatatatatataaatatccctggggataggggagaaagaatacttcccacgtattccctatgtgtcgtagaaggcaactaaaagggaagggagcggggggctggaaatcctcccctctcgtttttttttttaattttccaaaagaaggaacagagaagggggccaggtgaggatattccctcaaaggcccagtcctctgttcataacgctacctctctatcgcgggaaatggcgaatagtataaatatatatatatatatatatatatatatatatatatatatatatatatatatatatatatatatatatatatcacgccaGAATCCCTCTTGGAACTTCTGTcacccaaggttgcgctacagccagtagcagggacaggatggaaaCCTTTGAAAAGTACTTTTCCCATGAAAACACTTATGTGTACAACAAATGCACCAAAACCCACAGGAGGAAAGAAATGTGCGAGATCTTTCGTATATCAAATTTCCAGAtacagtgtggggaaggggggacgaaggttctgagagcgatgaagaatgtgtggaaggacagaacgttaactcggagagcaaaaattggtatgttgaaaggaatagtagttccagcaatgttatatggttgcgaggcataagctatagataggactgaacggaggagggtggatgtgttggaaatgaaatgcatgaagacaatgtgtggtgtgaggtggttcgatcgagtaaggaatgaaagggtaagagagatgtaaggtaataaagaaacaaaatgtggttgaaagagcagaagagggtgtgatgaattggtttggacatatggagagaatgagtgaggaaagactgaccaagaggatatatgtgtcggaggtggagggaacaaggagaagcgggagaccaaattggaggtggaaagatggagtgaaaaatattttgagcgatcggggcctgatcatacaggaaggtgagaggcgcgcaaggaatagagtgcattggaacgatgtggtatacctgggtcgacgtgctgtcagtggactgaaccagggcatgtgaaacgtctggggtaaaccatggatctttctccccccaaGTCAGGATTCCTGATTCCCCCTCAGCCGGCTCATCCACCCACAGGAGCAtaataccatcatcactatctacAACAAGGGGAGTTCTCCTTCAACGGATTCATTTACATAAACGACGGGCGTAGTGTAAACCTAACGCAAAGTAAACAATCGGTGGCTCTTATTCGTAAGAACTTTTTGAACTCAAAACCTTAGAGGAATTCAACGTGTCCAACTCATGAGACAAtaacctgaaagaaaaaaaagaaaaaaatggacaaTGAAAACCTTTTACTCGCAGCTGGTCTCACGATTTGTGTCCAGCAATTTTTGAGACATGTTCCAATAACTGTAAACATTTTGGGCTGCTGAGGTtgagggggtcactgtcttcTGTTTGCTGGGAAGTGAGTGGACGGGATCAGATGTAGACGGGTTCCCGAGCAGGAGGCCAAGGGAGCAAGGCTGTGAATGAGGGACCAGTAgtgttgaggaaggagaggtCTGAAAGGTGCAGAGTTACTGGCCAGCAAGCAAGGAGAAAGTCCGGGGTCGCTGGCATTCCCGAAGTCATCTTTTATAGAGGCAAAACCAGATCGAAAACCCGATATACTTTTGTAAGTAAAACTTTCCGACACTTACAACGTATCGGTGTATCACTGCAAGGGTAAGGTAGCCACAAGCTATGATGAACGGCACAAATTCGGTGTGTATACGACGAGCATTCCCGCACTTGTAGCCAACGGGGCTAGAGTGTGCGGAGGTGGGTCTACATGATGTCCAGTAAGTAGCGTACTTTAGGAAGGGCAAGTGTACGGGGTGGCGCCGCCGGGCTGCCGCTGATGCTCTGCCTGGCCCTTACCATGCGAGGGGAGGCTGCTGCTCTCactgacctctcctctctctctctcgcgtctggTCATTCGTTTTTATCCGGGTCCGGTGAACCTTCCCTCTACCTTGCTTGAAGGCCGGGACGCCCCCAGTGTTGCTAGACCGGCAGTGGGTGCTGcatgaccccttgatcacgacagcacgacccttgacacaTGACCGATAAGGGTCATGTGTCAAAGGTCATGTACCCATGGGTCGCGCTGAAGAGGTTTAGGTGCGTCAAATGGAAGACGAATCCCACCGAAGCCTCATACGAACTCTTTGCAGTCAggggtgatttttttttgagGTTCAGTGGAGGGGTCGGTGAGTTGACCACATGGCACAGAcggtggaggtcaggtcaggtcagatcaggaCCCCTTCCCATCCCACAGCAGACAGCGGccacaagggggaggaggggtggagcaCAGGGACTCGTCACAACTTGGTCACCAAACCATACCACCACCAGGTCTCTCGTCCAcacatcaccataccaccaccaggtCTCTCGTCCACACATCACCATATCACCACCAAGTCTCTCGTCCAcacatcaccataccaccaccaggtCTCTCGTCCAcacatcaccataccaccaccaggtCTCTCGTCCACACATCACCATACCACCTCCAGGTCTCGTCCAcacatcaccataccaccaccaggtCTCTCGTCCAcacatcaccataccaccaccaggtCTCTCGTCCAcacatcaccataccaccaccaagtCTCTCGTCCACACATCACCATATCACCACCAGGTCTCTCGTCCACACATCACCATATCACCACCAGGTCTCTCGTCCAcacatcaccataccaccaccaggtCTCTCGTCCAcacatcaccataccaccaccaggtCTCTCGTCCACACATCACACGAAGAAATCAAATGGACTTAACACGAGCATTAAGATCCACCTGAAACATAGTAGCTGGATTGCTTTgctcgggaaacagtgatcacgCTGATGTCACTGGATTAACAGAAGCATTTATGAACACGGACAACAAGGGTATGAGTAGCGAGTATAATCTACCAGACTGCAAATAACATGTACGGGATACAGATGCTCGAAAAGGCGGAGCTGCACTCCGTAAAATCATACCCAAAACGCCACAGAAATTCATATGACAACATTTGCTACCGTCGAACACTTGTGTGTTGAGATTAGCCCACAGTTTTCCGGATATCATATAAACGTGGTATATGGACGCGCTTGTCAGCCAGCAGACAACTGACGCTGTCAAAGTACGAGAGCTTTCATCGATCAATACAGGGGCAtttaatcttccagaaatcaagtGACGAACACTATCTCAGGTGTGGAAAGTGATTCCGTTAAACTAATCGGCTTCGTCAATGACAATTTTCTCtacgtgttggagaacatctacgcacttgtgaccataacatggtgaGGGTCCACGTAACCATCAAAATCCGATTCCCCTAAAACCAGTGTTATTACCCAACgtgttgccgagagagagagagagagagagagagagagagagagagaaactttaccTTGCTActcttttcttccactgcttttatGGAGAcggcatactttttttttctcgcttTTTAAGAAGTAGTTAAGGCCACACCAACTCGCTCGGACCCGTGTTTAAGGCCAGACCAACTCACTCGGACCCTGGGTCTGTGTACCTACGTGACCTCCGTTAAGGTTAACCCCCTTCGTGGAAGACCTCCTATAACACAACGCCGTCCACCTCCCCAACCCGAGACCTAAGGTGACCCAGAAACGGCCAGTGCCGGGCAAACGCGTTCCGATTCCAGGCCAGCTTTTTCACCGACAGGatcatgtaccatcatcatctcaaccTTCAAGGTTAGCAGAGAGTACCTCACCAGCGTCATGGGGTCTCACTGGAACACCCGGGTTCCAGCAGAGGAGCAGTATATGCCTTGTACCGCCCTGGAGCACAGTGTCCCCAGCCTGGCGGTTCCCTGGCTACCCAAACTGATTCTTCGCAGAACGTGAAGCCTTAGTCGGACGAGCAGGCCACGGCAGATGTGGAGGGACTTAAACACGACGTAATCAAAGCAGATGATTAATTCTAATAACCCAGGTTAAAAGGCTGTTAAGTGTCCGTACTGGGCTGGTGGCCGACCTCTGACCTCTACAATCAGATATTGAGGTCGGGAGGCGTGCTGGGCTGGCGCCTCTCATGTCAACAACTCTTGGTCAACACAACACACGTCTTGGTGTCGAAACAGACACGCCTCTCAGTTtcgggacagacagacacacacgtctCGACCCCAGGACAGACACGGGGCCTGGGTCCAGGCAGCTACATGAAAAGTCTGGCAAAGCAGATTTGAaactgggggagaaaaaaaaaatatggcatcGAAGTTCGTCGTGGATTTGGCAAGGTTTTTCTTTATTCCACTAATTTCTTTAAAAGCGATGATAAAGCAAGAGGAAGATTTCCCACCATCATATCTCCAGTCTGATCACTTCCTCGTGAGCTGTAAGCGCTGTCTGACCGGCCCAGCACATGTTCTCATTGTCTGTCTTACGTACAATCGTCTACCAAAACAAGGGACAAACCACACCTCCACAATGACTCAGTAGGGGAACACCTGGAAAACGAGAGGTTCGCCAGAGTGTGTGTTCGTCATATGTTCGCTGCCTGGAAGTGCGACAATCGATTTCCAGGCTCTTTAgccgatcatacacacacacacacacacacacacacacatatatatatatatatatatatatatatatatatattatccgtggggataggggattaagaatacttcccacgtattccctgcgtgtcgtagaaggcgactaaaaggggagggagcgggggctggaaatcctcccctctcgtttttttttttaattttccaaaagaaggaacagagaattgggccaggtgagggtattccctcaaaggcccagtcctctgttcttaatgctacctcgctaacgcggaaaatggcgaatagtttaaaagaaagaaaaaaagaaaaagatatatatatatatatatatatatatatatatatatatatatatatatatatatatatatatatatatatatattttttttttatctatttattttgcttagtcgctgtctcccgcgttagcgaggtagcgccaggaaacagacgaaagaatggaccaacccacccacatacacatgtatatacatacaagtccacacacgcaaatatacatacctatacatctcaatgtacacatatatatatatacacacagacgtatacatatatacacatgtacataattcatactgtctgtctttattcattcccatcgccaccccgccacacatagaataacaaccccctccccctcatgtgtgcgaggtagcgctaggaaaagacaaaaaaggccccattcgttcacactcagtctctagctgtcatgtaataatgcaccgaatccacagctccctttccacatccaggccccacagaactttccatggtttaccccagacgcttcacatgccctggttcaatccactgacagcactttcaCACTCTCGTTCTGCCGTCCACCTTCGACAAGATCATTCCCAAGACGTCTCTCACTCTGTCGGCAAATAAATGAACCATGAGGCAAAAGTAATTACCTTCCTTCAcccgaaacagagagagagagagagagagagagagagagagagagagagagagagagagagaagagagagagagagagagaaatatatatatatatatatatatatatatatatatatatatatatatatatatatatatatatatgtagtttcaTAGGTAGTCCTATCATACGAAGTCGTAAAGATTCAAACATATGACAAGTTTATCTACATATTGTCCGATTCTCGGGTCATGGCTGGACTATCTTAAATATGTATCGTAGTGAGGAATATTTTACATCAATACTTCACCACATTTGTCCGGAATAAGAAGTGGAAAAACAGGACGATACTACTGGCAGCGGAAATGTCAAATGCTGTTCCCTAATAAAATATTAAACCTCTTAAAACTCACTAACAATTAGTCATTATGCTGATTATAGAAGTTGCATGTATTTGCTATcgcaggaaaaatatatatttcgaaGACAAATCAACATTCTGAATTCCATTTAATCACTTTATGCAATCTCACTATAGTTGAAGGTTATCATTGTATACAGTTGAAGGTTATCAATGTATACAACTGATGGTTATCAATGTATACAGTTGAAGGTTATCAATGTATACAGTTGAAGGTTATCAATGTATACAGTTGAAGGTTATCAATCACTAAAATGTAATTAGATCATTTATTTCTTTAAGTCAAGAATAAGATAATCTTATATTTGCTATAAAACAATCTGGTATTTaattatacatcatatataaaaactaTTAAACGTTTCTCATTTTACGACTTAAAAAATATTGCTGAATGAATGAATACACGTACAAGAGTGGTGAAATCTGAACAACGGAGATCATGCAGTATATTTGAACAACGGGAGATCACGCAGTATACCTGAACAACGGGGGATCATGAGGTATACCTGAACAACGGGAGATCATGCAGTATACCTGAACAACGGGGGATCATGAGGTATACCTGAACAACGGGAGATCATGCAGTATATTTGAACAACGGGAGATCACGCAGTATACCTGAACAACGGGAGATCATGCGGTATACCTGAACAACGGGAGATCATGCGGTATACCTGAACAACGGGAGATCATGCGGTATACCTGAACAACGGGAGATCATGCGGTATACCTGAACAACGGGAGATCATGCGGTATACCTGAACAACGGGAGATCATGCGGTATACCTGAACAACGGGAGATCATGTAGTATATCACAACAACGGAGAATCGTATGCTAAAGAGGCAGATGTCAGTAACAAGCATACAATTTGCATTAACACACTGGTCTAGAAAACAgtaacacattcatatatatatatatatatatatatatatatatatatatatatatatatatatatatatatatatatatatatatatatatatattagtagtgAATGTTAAGGTTGTGTAGCCACAGACAGACCATCTGTCGAAGGGAAAGTGTTGGAAAATAATATTTGTTTCGCATTCCTGAACTgagaaaatttgagtaaaagtgCCAAAACAATGAGAATTTCCTCACAGGCATAAAAATTCATTTACGAACAATTTCAATTCAGCTACCGATTGTCGGGTAACCAGTTGAAAgttttgatttaaaaaaaagagactaaaaactaaaaaaaaagacaacaaaaaaaaaatcaatgaatttCTTGTAAGAGAAGATTTACACTGTCATTTCTCACTCTGCTGAACTTACTGGAACAGTGTGACAAGTTATGTCTCTCAAAGACCTGTTCACTGCACGGGTAGAGAACACAAGGGCTCGCTCCACCTCTGTTGGCTCTGGACCACTTGACACCACAAGGAGCCTTGCCGTAACCCTGTCTCTGAGCTACAACTACAACCCCCCGGGTCTGCTGCTCACTACAGGACACTACACCTACGACAGGAGCCGAGGTACCTTCTACTGAGGACACTACACCTACGACAGGAGCCGAGGTACCTTCTACTGAGGACACTACACCTACTACAGGAGTCGAGATACCTTCTACTGAGGACACTACACCTACGACAAGAGCCGAGGTACCTTCTACTGAGGACACTACACCAACGACAGGAGTCGAGGTACCTTCTACTGAGGACACTACACCTACGACAGGACCCGAGATACCTTCTGCTGAGGACACTACACCTACGACAGGAGCCGAGATACCTTCTACTGAGGACACTACACCTACTACAGGAGCCGAGGTACCTTCTACTGAGGACACTACACCTACTACAGGAGTCGAGATACCTTCTACTGAGGACACTACACCTACGACAGGAGCCGAGGTACCTTCTACTGAGGACACTACACCTACGACAGGAGCCGAGGTACCTTCTACTGAGGACACTACACCTACGACAGGAGCCGAGGTACCTTCTACTGAGGACACTACACCTACTACAGGAGTCGAGATACCTTCTACTGAGGACACTACACCTACGACAGGAGCCGAGGTACCTTCTACTGAGGACACTACACCTACGACAGGAGCCGAGATACCTTCTACTGAGGACACTACACCTACTACAGGAGCCGAGGTACCTTCTACAGAACACAGGACATTACCACACAAGCTAGCGTAACCGTATCACAGTTTCTGAGTACAAAACACATGTTATTCTGTTGTGTAAATGTTATTGTTCTCACTACATGAGTCTCATGTGTTCTCTTTTATCTACTGCCGTCGCTACAGGAGCTTTGAGTGCTGTCTGTGCTGTCTTTGGTTGTCGCTACAGGAGTCTACAGTGTTCTCAGTTCTTAAACTACTTGGGTCAACAACACTCgctgttcttgctgctggagGTCTACACTGTTCTCTGTTCTTGCGGCTGGAGGTCTACAATGTTCTCTGTTCTTGCCGCTGGAGGTCTACACTGTTCTCTGTTCTTGCGGCTGGAGGTCTACAATGTTCTCTGTTCTTGCCGCTGGAGGTCTACACTGTTCTCTGTTCTTGCTGCTGGAGGTCTACAATGTTCTCTGTTCTTGCCGCTGGAGGTCTACACTGTTCTCTGTTCTTGCTGCTGGAGGTCTACACTGTTCTCTGTTCTTGCTGCTGGGGGTCAACATTGTTCTCTTTTCTTGCTACTGTGTTTTCATACGACATTCTGTCTATCTACCAACACTTACGAGCCGCCACAAAATTCGtcattttcttcaaaaaaaaaagtaatgtttgGTCATATTACTTTGAAACTTGTGTTTATGTCTGGGGATTCAAATATCAGGGAAGGATTTACCAAGCTGCGGATTAACGCCGTGGAGGGAGTTGATTAATATGGGATTACTAACATAGGAACTTACACAGTGGTTCCTACCACGGCTAAATCCACCTCAAGTAATGGCTGAGGGAACATTGCTACTACGACTATGAATCAATTGCTTCAAATGTAATCATAGAACAGGCAATCTTATCTTCGATTACAttaaccataaaaaaaaataatcgtacTGTCCACTACCCATTCTGATTGGAAGACTGGAAAGTGAATGACATCATGaaagtgaattattttttttgggATGACGggagtatcgtgtgtgtgtgtgtgtgtgtgtgtgtggtgtgtg is part of the Panulirus ornatus isolate Po-2019 chromosome 64, ASM3632096v1, whole genome shotgun sequence genome and harbors:
- the LOC139746353 gene encoding NADH dehydrogenase [ubiquinone] 1 beta subcomplex subunit 2, mitochondrial-like, encoding MMFAVRQLIRTVPALTRGFKTSVPRHGGGAWTYRTAPETPSKLTLFQAEVLGAFMWWWILYHLITEPEHITGEFPYPDPSKWTDQELGIPPDDED